The DNA window AGTCGCCGCACGTGATGACGGGCGCCCTGGATCAGGTGCGACTCTACTTTGGAGAAGCGACCGCGGCGGAGATTCGCACGCTCTTCGATGAACCTGCAACGGCCAAACTGGCGTCGGCCGTGTTGGCGCTGGATTTGAACTTTGATGAAGGGAACGCCGCGGATACTTCGGGGAACAAGAATCTCACCCGCGCAACAGCGGTGCGGGTCGTCGATGGCAAGGTCGGCAAGGCGGCTTACTTTACCCGTCGGGCCGGGGGTCCCTCGGGCGGCAGTTTTGTGAAGCATGCCTGGACCGACGACGTTCCCTTGCTGGCTCGGGCGATGACCCTGGCCGGCACGACGCTGTTCGTGGCGGGGCCGCCCGATGTCATGGACGAAGAGAAGACGTTCACGCAGTTGACCCAGCGCGATCCCGACGTGCAGGCGGTGCTCGACGAACAGAACGCAGCCGTCGCAGGGAAACGCGGCGCGCGACTCCTGGCCGTGTCCGCCAAGGACGGCAAAATACTCGCCGAGTATTCGCTCGAATCGCCGCCCGTATGGGACGGCATGGCGGCCGCGAACGGCCGGTTGTATGTGGTCACCACCGAAGGGAAAATCGTCTGCCTCGGCGAGAATCCCTAGTCCTGCGTAGCAACCAGGAATCAGGGAGGACGGTATTGGACTTGGAAATCGAGAGGTAACGCCGCCCTGGCGGTCGAAGGATTTAATATGAAAACCTGCGTGGGACTGGCTTGCCTGGCGGTGGCGGTGCTAATCGCAGCGGTCGTTCAGGCGGACCAGTCGCGACCCAACGTGCTGCTGATTCTGTCGGACGACCATAGCGTGCCGCACGTCAGCTGTTATGGAGATCCCAATACGACCAGGTTCGGAATCACTCCCCATCTGGCGGCCTTTGCGAAGGAGGGGATGCGGTTCGATCGGGCTTACACCACGGCTCCGCAATGTGCTCCGTCGCGAATTTCGATCTTCGCCTGTCAGTCGCCTGTGGCGCTGGGGGTGACTCGCTTCGCTCAGCCGGCTCGGGGCGACGTGCGGTTCTTTACTGACGTACTGCGTGAGAACGGCTACTGGGTAGGACTGGACGGCCGGCATCAGCATCTGGACGGACGGATCTCGGAAGCGGACCACATCAACCAGGCGCTGCGCGAAGCAGGTATGCAGAACCTGGAGTCTCGGTTCGATCACTTTGTGCGTTCGGCCAGCACCAAGGGAGCGAATCTCGCCAAGGTTCCCGGACGGGTGGCGGCCGCGCTGGATGAGGTCCCGGAGGGGAAGCCGTTCTTTCTCTACTTTGGCTTCAATCAGCCGCACCGACGCTTTGGGCTCGAGCACGCGGGCATTGAACCGGAGCAGCTGGTGCTGCCGCCGGACTGGCCTGATCTGCCGGAGGTGCGGGTGGATTATGCGCGGTATCTGAGCGAACTTCGTGATCTCGATCAGGGGTTCGGATCCATCATGCAGCTGCTGCGGGAGCGGGGGCTGGAGCAAAACACGCTCGTCATTTTCATGGGCGACAACGGCGAGGCTCTGCTGCGCGGCAAGGGCACGTTGTTCGATCGCGGCACGCATGTGCCGCTGATCATTCGCTGGCCCAATCATGTGACGCCGGGTTCCCACAGCAATGCGCTCGTCTGCGGAACCGATCTGGGGCCGACGATTCTGGCGGCCGCCGGTCTGAAACCGACCGAGGAAATGACGGGCGTCGACTTCCTGCCGCAACTGCGAGGCGGGAAAGCAGCGGGGCGCGAGGTCGTCTTTGCAGAACGCGGCTGGCACTGGGGGCCGATCACCCGCACCGATGGACTGGATCTCTCGCGGTCGATCACCTCAGCACGCTATCGATATCTTTATAATGCATTGCCGGAACGCAGCTATACGCCGGTGGATATGCCGGAGACGGAGGCCTGGCAGGCGGTGAAAACGGCGCACGAGGCGGACCGTTTGTCGCCTTTGCATGAACGTCTTTATTTTCAGAATCCGCGTCCGCTGGTGGAGCTGTACGATCTGCAGGAAGATCCCTACGAAATGAACAACCTGGCCGGAAAAGAATCCTTGCGGGCCGTCGAAACGTCGCTGCGTCAGCAACTGGAGAGCTGGATGATTCGCGAACAGGACTTTCTCACGCTGCCGACCCACGCCCTGCAGAATGAGGAGTGAACCGTGGTCCCCCTGGGAACCTTGCGCCGTGCCGCCTGTCTGGGACTCGCTGCGATCGTCTGGCTGGTTTGTGCTGCCGGCGTCCACGCGCAGCAGCCGGCGCCAGTCAAACGTCCGAATGTGCTGCTGATCGTCGCCGACGATATGAATGCCGACTCGCCAGGGTGTTTCGGCGGGACGGTTCCCGGGATCACGCCCCACCTGGATCGGCTGGCGGCCGAGGGGATGCGGTTTGAGCATGCGCATGTGAACGTCGCCGTATGTACGCCATCCCGTTCGGTGATGCTGACGGGACTCTACCCGCAGCATTCGGGTGTAGAGGGTTTTCAGCCGATCCGCGCCGGCACGCCGACGTTGCCTTCGCTGCTCAGCGAAGCTGGCTATTTGTGCGGGACGATTGGCAAACCGCTGGGGCAGCAGGAGACTTTTCGCTGGTCGGTCGCCTATCGCTGGCAGGGAACGGGGGACGAAGATCTTTGGGGCCGCGATCCGGCCGTTTATCGTCGCTTCACCAGATCCTTTATCCTGATGGCGCAAACGGCCGGACAGCCGTTCTTCCTGATGGCGAATTCCCACGATCCGCATCGCCCGTTCGCCGCCAGCGAACTGGAGAAACGGCGACTCGGAAAACCACACTACGAACGCGCAGAACCTTCTCGGATTTACCGCCCCGACGAAGTGACGACGCCGGGCTTTCTGCCCGATCTGCCAGAGGTGCGTCAGGAGGCGGCCGAGTATGCGACCTCGGTGCGGCGCTGCGATGAGATGGTCGGCGCCGTGCTGGATGAACTGCGCCAGTCAGGTGCGGAAGCGGACACGATCGTGCTGTTTCTTTCCGACCATGGCATGCCGTTTCCGTTTGCCAAGTCCAACTGCTATCTGCATAGCACCCGGACCCCCTTGATCATCCGCTGGCCCGAACGGGTGCAACCAGGCGCTGTCGATCGCACGCATTTGATTTCCACCGTTGATCTGCTGCCGACGATTCTTGAAGGCGTGGGCGTGTCGCCCGCGACCCTGGGCTCGCAACTGGCCGCCGCCACATCCGACGGTCCGACCCGCTGGCGTCCTGACGGCCGTTCCTTCCTGGCGTTGCTCGAAGGTCGTCCGCAGTCTGACCGTGATCAGGTTTTCACGCAGTTCAACCACATTCATGCCCGGCGACCGTATCCCATGCGGTGCGTCCTCACGAAGCGACTGGCGTATATCTTCAATCCCTGGTCCGATGGCAGCCGGATCTACCAGGCGGCTCCGCTGAGCGGACTCACTTTCCGCGCGATGGCAGAGGCGGCCGAGTCCGACGAATCCATTATGCGACGGGTGGAACATCTTCGTCGCCGGTCGGTCGAGGAACTCTACGATCTGACGACCGATCCTGACTGTCGACGGAATCTGATTGAGGAGCACGACTATCAAACGCAGACCGACGACATGCGGGCGGCCCTGCGCCGGCAGTTGGTCGAAACGGGCGATCCGGTATTGACGGCGTTTGACCAGCGTGACTCGCGTGCTGCGCTCGAACGATTTATGCAAGAGTACACGGAGCGCGCAAAACGGGAGATCGAAGCATTGAGCCTTTATGAAAATGCAACCGGCTATCGCTTCTGAATCCGACCCGGCTAAACGAATCACCAGTCGGTCGGTGCAGTTTTTCCGGCGTGAAGGGCAGGACAGGCGATCTTTCGTTGCGTGGGAAGGGCTTGCTGCCTAATAAAGTGGCGCCAGAGAAAACGATTCGACGCCTCTCTTTTCGCCCGACCTCGATACCAGCGTGAGTTGCACTCGGATTGAGGGAAATGGCGCCACATTTGCATCAGGACTTCCCTGAAAGTCGGCGCCCCCCGCCACGAGTCCCATGGAGCGTTTCCGGAATGAGGAGGACTACGAGTACGGTTGTCAGCCGGATATGCTGTAGGCGTGTCGTTTGAGCGGATGTAATCCCTGCTTTCGTGGTTCAAGATTTTACTTTCGTCGCTTCAGGCCAGGGGTTGGCGATTGTGAAACGACCAGAAATTCCCGCCTTGAATTACCCGCCTTGAAATTTCATCCTTGGAGAACAGGGGAGCATTCCCGGCGTCCTTGGCGCCGATTGTCGACCCAGAAACGCCGGTTATGCCTGAAACAGAGTTGAATCGTTTGGAGGCGGAGTCTCGACGCGAACCCGGCGCCAACTGGAAACGCTGGGGACCCTATCTGGCCGACAGGCAGTGGGGAACGGTGCGCGAAGACTACTCGATCGAGGGCGATCCCTGGAATCATTTTACGCATCACGAGTCCCGCTGGCGGGCGTATCGCTGGGGAGAGGACGGCCTGCTCGGCATTACGGATCGGCAATGCCGGCTGTGTTTTGGACTGGCGATGTGGAACGGCGTCGATCCGATCCTCAAGGAGCGGCTGTTCGGGCTGAGCGGCCCCGAAGGCAACCACGGCGAGGACGTCAAAGAGGCTTACTACTATCTGGATGCGACGCCTACGCACTCCTATCTCAAAGCGCTCTACAAGTATCCGCAGGCCGAGTATCCCTATCATGAGCTGCGGGAAGAGAACGCCCGCCGCACGCGCCAGGATCCGGAATTTGAACTGACCAACACCGGCGTGTTTGATGAAGGACGTTACTTCGACGTTCAAATTGAGTACGCCAAGGCGACGCCTGATGACATTCTGATCCGGATTGTCGTCTCCAATCGCGGCCCTGATCCGGCGGAGTTCCATCTGCTGCCGACCTGGTGGTTTCGCAATACGTGGTCGTGGGGCAAGATCGACGGCCGCACCAGCGTCAAGCCCAAGCTGGCGAAAGTCGCAGAGCAGCGCCTGCTGGCAAGCCATGAAACCCTGGGCGATATGCAGATCGACGCCGATTTCGGCCCCGCCCAGCAATCTCCGACCTGGCTGTTTACCGAGAACGAAACCAATACCTGGCGAATCGACGATCCGTCCAGTTGCCGGCCCTCGTGCAAAGACGCCTTTCATTTGGCGGTGGTGGACGGCGTGCAAGGGATCCTGAATCCTCAGCCGGCCGGAACCAAAGCGGCCGCGCACTATCGCTGCACCATCCCGCCAGGCGGCAGCGTGCAGTTCCGCTTGCGCATGGCTTCCACCAAGGCGACCGTGGCGCAGCCGTTTGGCGAGGATTTTGAAGCCCTTTTCAAGCAGCGGATCGACGAAGCCGACGCCTTTGCAAAGTCGCTGGTGGCGCCGGGACTCAACGCCGATGAAGAGCGCGTGCTACGGCAAGCGAACGCGGGACTGTTGTGGACCAAGCAGTTCTATCATTACGTGGTGAAGAAATGGCTGGCGGGCGACGGCAAGCCGAGCAGGCAACCGACCCCCCGGGCCGTGCCGCGCAACGCCGATTGGGGGCATTTGTTCAATCGCGATATCATTTCCATGCCCGATAAGTGGGAGTACCCCTGGTACGCCGCCTGGGACTCGGCTTTCCATATGATTCCGCTGGCCAAGGTGGATCCGTTCTTCGCCAAAGAACAGGCTTTGCTCTTTTTGCGGGAATGGTACATGCACCCCAACGGGCAGTTGCCGGCCTATGAGTGGAACTACAGCGATGTGAATCCGCCGGTGCACGCCTGGGGCTGCTGGCGGGTCTATCAAATGACGGCGCCGCCTGGGGAACGCGATCGCATTTTCCTCGAGCGCGTCTTTCAAAAGCTGCTGTTGAACTTCAACTGGTGGGTGAATCGGAAGGATATCCGCGGCAAGCACGTTTTCGCCGGGGGCTTTTTAGGGCTCGACAATATCGGCATTTTTGATCGTTCCAAGCCGCTGCCGACGGGCGGACATCTGGAACAGGCCGACGGCACCGCCTGGATGGCCTACTACTGCTCCAGCATGTTGTCGATCGCATTTGAGCTGGCCGACGGCAACCCGGCTTATGAGGACATGGCGTCCAAGTTCTTTGAGCATTACGTGTCGATCGCCGAGGCGATGAACTCCCTGGACGGCACCGGACTGTGGGATGAAACGGACGGATTCTACTATGACCATTTGCATCTGCACGGAGAAAGCCTGCCGCTGAGAATCCGGTCGATTGTCGGCCTGATTCCGCTCCTGACGGTCGACGTGATCGACGACCGGGTCATTGAAAAGTTGCCCGGATTCCGCAAGCGGATGGAATGGTTCCTCAACGACCGGCCCGACCTGGCCGATTTTATGACTTGCATGGAACATCGCGCGGGGCAGGAAGGCGCCCCGGGGCTGCGTTTGCTGGCGATTCCAACGCGTGACCGGCTATCGCGACTGTTGCGATACCTGCTGGATGAAGACGAGTTCCTTTCGCCGTTTGGCATTCGCTCCCTTTCCAGGCATCATGAGGAACACCCGTTTGAGTACGAACTGCATGGGGAGAAACTGCGCGTGCAGTATCTCCCGGCCGAGTCGGATAGCGGGCTGTTCGGCGGCAACTCTAACTGGCGCGGTCCCATCTGGTTCCCGCTCAACTACCTGCTGATCGAAGCGCTGGAACGCTACCATCAATTCTATGGCGACGCGTTGCGGGTCGAATGCCCGACCGGTTCCGGCTGTTTTATGAACCTGCTGGAAGTCGCCGACGAGATCCGGAAACGCCTGGCGAAGTTGTTCCTGGCCGACTCCACCGGCGATCGTCCTTGCTATGCCCGCGGCGAAGAAATGCTCAACGATCCGCACTGGCGCGACCTGGTCCTGTTCTATGAATACTTCCACGCCGAAACAGGCCGCGGCCTGGGCGCCAGTCATCAAACCGGCTGGACCGCCCTCATCGCCCCCATCCTGGCGACTCTGGCCAGTCGCCGCGTGGAGACATAGCCCGCACCGTTGCCGCGACCAACTACTCCGCGAGTCCCGCACTCGCTACCACCTGAACGCGGATTTTGCAACGTGGCATTGTCCTTTTTAGTTTTGCGACACCTTTTTCGGTTACGCGCGTGTTCCTCAAATCCAACTCTAACAAGCGCCAGCCAGCGAAGAGTTTTAGTCCCTCATCCGTGACGGATGTTCCATCGAGGTACACATAACTGTGGGGTTCAACGTTGCAAACATGAACAAGATCCGCGTCGGTAGCGGCCGTGTCGGATAGGCTAACATACTCACACGCGGTAATTCCGAAGGCCGATTCGTAACCGACCGAGCCGCCCAATCGCTCGATTGCCTCAACAGAGAGTTGAGGCACAATGCAACCACGATAAACAACGAAAGAAAGGGCGAACACCACACTCAGTGCGGGCAATCTCCACAAAAAGATCCGAATCGCACTTGAGGCAGTCCCATTCAGGTCGGGCGACTGCTTATCGTTTGTTCCCTGCATGCAGTCCACCCTGGTAAAACGCGACCTTTTTGGTGACAAACACCCATCAAATTTTACGCGTCACGCTAGCACAAAAAAAGCCGTAAACCCTTGCGGATTCACGGCTTTTGTAGTCGGGCCGAGAGGATTCGAACCTCCGACCTTTTGCCCCCCAGTCACTCCGAATACCCTGTTTTTACGACGTTTTTTGATATTTCTGTACCCCTTTTGCTCTTGCAATCCGTGGGGAAGGGGTACAATTGAAGGGGTACGGGATTCTTGGTGCGGACCGTTTGACGGGTCGAATTGAGGGGCAAACCTCGCTCAAAAAATCTTGCCTCTCGTACGTCTTTTCCGCTGCAACCCGTTCATTTTGAAGCCCTTCTTCTAGGCGGGGATGCTCGGATGAACTACGCCGAACGCTGCAAAGTAAATGGGGTCAAGCTCGAATTGACCGCCCACAAAGCTCGCAGTATCTGGAAGAAAAAGCACAAGGGAAAGGTTTACTACTTTCACCAGCCGCTCACGAAGTCCGGGTATGAAGCCGCAGTTCTTGAATGGTTGCAGGTTCGAGCGAAACTTGACGCTGAGCGGCCTAACGCTGACGTTTGGCAGGAACATCAAGAAATGTTCAGACGGATCGCAGAATACTGGGAGAAGTTCGGACTACCATCCAATGAACGGAAATTGGCGAAGCAAGTCGCTGAGTTTGTGGACTTTCTTGAGATCGGGTTGACTCTTCCCGAACTCGAACTTCCGATCCCCTACGACTACCCAACGGAATTTGAAGACGAATTCGTTGAATTTGACGGACTCGGCGGGGGGCATCTGCTCTTCGGAGATCACGGTTATTGGCTCCCCGATAAGTGGACCGACCGCATCGACCGGTTGAAACAAAAACAGTACCTCAAAGCCCCCCAGACCATTGAGCACTGGTTGCAGGCCTATAAGACTCGGATCGACAAACGAACCGGAAAACATATTGAACCGACCACGGCGAGGGATCGCCACGCCAAGCTGGTGCCGTTCGAAAATTACGCCGATTTGGGTGCTCTAATTGCCACGGTTGACGAGTCGTTCGTTGAAGATTTCGAATCACATCTGGACGAATCGAAGAATCGCATCAATGGCAATCCGCTTGGCAAAACCAGTAAAGAAGGCTATTTCAAGGCGTTCGCCATGTTCGCTCGATGGGCCGCTGGGCAGAAGGATTGCGAATTCCAACAGCCGGCCAACCTATCGACAAACGAACGTCGGTTCAGAGAGCCGGACGGTCATGGGCGAAAGCGAGAAAAAGCGAAAGCCGAACTGTGGTCGCCCCTTGAAATAGATACAGCGATGACGAAGTGCCCTGACAGAGTCAAACTGTATATTCTGCTTTGCCTGAATTGCGGATTCCGTCACATCGATCTCGCTCATCTTCGCCATGGCGATATCCGCATCGAAGAGAAACGCATCGTAATTCAACGCAAGAAATTGAATCAGGAAATGACGGCACCCGCAGTAAGCTATTTGCTTTGGGATCGCACCGTTGAATTGCTTGAAGAGCAACGAGCCGATCACCCACTTCTTGCACTCGTGAACCGAGACGGCAACCAGATTACACCAAGCAATCTTTCAAGCTGGTGGAGGCGGTATCGCTGCAACTTTGGTTTGGCGGGCAAGAAGCTAGCATCGCTACGAAAAACCGGCAGCACGATTGTGTCTCAGTTCGATAGGGGCTTGGATACCGTTTATCTCGGCGAATGCTTATCGAACACAGCCAAAATCCACTACAGTTTCGATGACGGTGAACCATGCGACCAACTGGATAAGGCCATTCAAGAGTTAGGCTCACGTTTTGGATTTTGCGAGCCGCCAGCGAAAACGGTCACATTAACCAGCGAAGTGATGGAGAAACTGAAACTAGCTGGCATCGACGTTGCGGAGTTGGGCTAAAACGCTGCCATCGCAGTTTGTCGCAGTTGCCCATTCGGTGGTGCCTGGGTTGGTCGAGCCCGATCCAATGGCGACGAGTTTACCATGGAGTTTGGGCCGGGTTTCGGACGCCGTGATAACGACAGCGAAACTCGACCTTCCCTCCATCGAAAGCGTCTTCC is part of the Lignipirellula cremea genome and encodes:
- a CDS encoding sulfatase family protein codes for the protein MVPLGTLRRAACLGLAAIVWLVCAAGVHAQQPAPVKRPNVLLIVADDMNADSPGCFGGTVPGITPHLDRLAAEGMRFEHAHVNVAVCTPSRSVMLTGLYPQHSGVEGFQPIRAGTPTLPSLLSEAGYLCGTIGKPLGQQETFRWSVAYRWQGTGDEDLWGRDPAVYRRFTRSFILMAQTAGQPFFLMANSHDPHRPFAASELEKRRLGKPHYERAEPSRIYRPDEVTTPGFLPDLPEVRQEAAEYATSVRRCDEMVGAVLDELRQSGAEADTIVLFLSDHGMPFPFAKSNCYLHSTRTPLIIRWPERVQPGAVDRTHLISTVDLLPTILEGVGVSPATLGSQLAAATSDGPTRWRPDGRSFLALLEGRPQSDRDQVFTQFNHIHARRPYPMRCVLTKRLAYIFNPWSDGSRIYQAAPLSGLTFRAMAEAAESDESIMRRVEHLRRRSVEELYDLTTDPDCRRNLIEEHDYQTQTDDMRAALRRQLVETGDPVLTAFDQRDSRAALERFMQEYTERAKREIEALSLYENATGYRF
- a CDS encoding tyrosine-type recombinase/integrase; protein product: MNYAERCKVNGVKLELTAHKARSIWKKKHKGKVYYFHQPLTKSGYEAAVLEWLQVRAKLDAERPNADVWQEHQEMFRRIAEYWEKFGLPSNERKLAKQVAEFVDFLEIGLTLPELELPIPYDYPTEFEDEFVEFDGLGGGHLLFGDHGYWLPDKWTDRIDRLKQKQYLKAPQTIEHWLQAYKTRIDKRTGKHIEPTTARDRHAKLVPFENYADLGALIATVDESFVEDFESHLDESKNRINGNPLGKTSKEGYFKAFAMFARWAAGQKDCEFQQPANLSTNERRFREPDGHGRKREKAKAELWSPLEIDTAMTKCPDRVKLYILLCLNCGFRHIDLAHLRHGDIRIEEKRIVIQRKKLNQEMTAPAVSYLLWDRTVELLEEQRADHPLLALVNRDGNQITPSNLSSWWRRYRCNFGLAGKKLASLRKTGSTIVSQFDRGLDTVYLGECLSNTAKIHYSFDDGEPCDQLDKAIQELGSRFGFCEPPAKTVTLTSEVMEKLKLAGIDVAELG
- a CDS encoding MGH1-like glycoside hydrolase domain-containing protein, which translates into the protein MPETELNRLEAESRREPGANWKRWGPYLADRQWGTVREDYSIEGDPWNHFTHHESRWRAYRWGEDGLLGITDRQCRLCFGLAMWNGVDPILKERLFGLSGPEGNHGEDVKEAYYYLDATPTHSYLKALYKYPQAEYPYHELREENARRTRQDPEFELTNTGVFDEGRYFDVQIEYAKATPDDILIRIVVSNRGPDPAEFHLLPTWWFRNTWSWGKIDGRTSVKPKLAKVAEQRLLASHETLGDMQIDADFGPAQQSPTWLFTENETNTWRIDDPSSCRPSCKDAFHLAVVDGVQGILNPQPAGTKAAAHYRCTIPPGGSVQFRLRMASTKATVAQPFGEDFEALFKQRIDEADAFAKSLVAPGLNADEERVLRQANAGLLWTKQFYHYVVKKWLAGDGKPSRQPTPRAVPRNADWGHLFNRDIISMPDKWEYPWYAAWDSAFHMIPLAKVDPFFAKEQALLFLREWYMHPNGQLPAYEWNYSDVNPPVHAWGCWRVYQMTAPPGERDRIFLERVFQKLLLNFNWWVNRKDIRGKHVFAGGFLGLDNIGIFDRSKPLPTGGHLEQADGTAWMAYYCSSMLSIAFELADGNPAYEDMASKFFEHYVSIAEAMNSLDGTGLWDETDGFYYDHLHLHGESLPLRIRSIVGLIPLLTVDVIDDRVIEKLPGFRKRMEWFLNDRPDLADFMTCMEHRAGQEGAPGLRLLAIPTRDRLSRLLRYLLDEDEFLSPFGIRSLSRHHEEHPFEYELHGEKLRVQYLPAESDSGLFGGNSNWRGPIWFPLNYLLIEALERYHQFYGDALRVECPTGSGCFMNLLEVADEIRKRLAKLFLADSTGDRPCYARGEEMLNDPHWRDLVLFYEYFHAETGRGLGASHQTGWTALIAPILATLASRRVET
- a CDS encoding sulfatase family protein, translating into MKTCVGLACLAVAVLIAAVVQADQSRPNVLLILSDDHSVPHVSCYGDPNTTRFGITPHLAAFAKEGMRFDRAYTTAPQCAPSRISIFACQSPVALGVTRFAQPARGDVRFFTDVLRENGYWVGLDGRHQHLDGRISEADHINQALREAGMQNLESRFDHFVRSASTKGANLAKVPGRVAAALDEVPEGKPFFLYFGFNQPHRRFGLEHAGIEPEQLVLPPDWPDLPEVRVDYARYLSELRDLDQGFGSIMQLLRERGLEQNTLVIFMGDNGEALLRGKGTLFDRGTHVPLIIRWPNHVTPGSHSNALVCGTDLGPTILAAAGLKPTEEMTGVDFLPQLRGGKAAGREVVFAERGWHWGPITRTDGLDLSRSITSARYRYLYNALPERSYTPVDMPETEAWQAVKTAHEADRLSPLHERLYFQNPRPLVELYDLQEDPYEMNNLAGKESLRAVETSLRQQLESWMIREQDFLTLPTHALQNEE